The following are encoded in a window of Psilocybe cubensis strain MGC-MH-2018 chromosome 4, whole genome shotgun sequence genomic DNA:
- a CDS encoding PHO85 cyclin-like protein psl1, with protein MLAVVQPYSPSPDVAHRARSNISASSRSAPSNLAPNPPPSLQRHQTAPPAVSAPAHSHSHTHHHHHPPRAPTPTPPPPAPPNDTDADTDAAPFDIHSYPPADLLKLLALLLTHIATTNDRLEPSSSSSATHGPMPPLDPSSAPPIWHTLTTASKNAISTPASTLTFHARNIPTISLEAYLLRILKYCPTTNHVFLSLLVYFDRMSKLGDDAVGKAFVIDSYNIHRLVIAGVTVASKFFSDVFYTNSRYAKVGGLPLPELNQLELQFLLLNDFRLVISGAEMQQYAEQLMLFSKSASSSSSSSLSGAEVRAGAAEVRGAGAVGLGGVNGHGHGSGHGHGHGHANANTNDVTSPSAASSSGSGSGSGESSQTVVLVNDAPTPHQPYVVVTSPSASSSASHTGSHSQSHSSASHSSHSHSHSSHTSASSSSSSHSSSSASGSGSTSTSNPHSNSHPHSHPHTQTPARPIDALGGLPPPPNPGMNAMGHPRGVPHTHPPHSRGHVHVGYGGYGGYSSYGGYEGYEGRQGGYGGGQGQGQQGGQGQGQGQGQGTPVFGAHAQVHGHGQSQQQQRMYAGPGTYHRYTPHQDEDSVMFSPGRSHSHSQENSYEQEQENEHENENENENEHEVEAEVEDDDIENDLENDLENETETSTDAGTDVTETETETETDTSTSTDEEPTVRAHGSVAGSVAGSVYGGDV; from the exons ATGTTGGCGGTAGTGCAGCCATATTCACCTTCGCCTGATGTCGCCCATCGCGCCAGATCCAACATTTCCGCTTCTTCTCGATCTGCCCCCTCCAATCTGGCTCCCAATCCACCTCCGTCCCTGCAGCGCCACCAGACTGCGCCCCCGGCAGTCTCTGCGCCCGCACACTCCCACTCACACAcgcatcaccaccaccacccgccGCGCGCACCGACTCCcaccccgccgccgcctgcGCCCCCCAATGACACCGACGCCGACACCGACGCAGCACCCTTCGACATCCACTCCTACCCGCCCGCAGACCTCTTAAAACTCCTCGCTCTCCTCCTCACCCACATCGCCACCACCAACGACCGCCTCGagccctcctcctcctcctctgccacCCACGGGCCAATGCCACCCCTAGACCCCTCCTCCGCGCCTCCAATCTGGCACACCCTCACCACAGCCTCGAAGAACGCCATATCAACTCCCGCATCCACACTCACCTTCCACGCGCGCAACATCCCCACCATCTCCCTCGAAGCCTACCTCCTCCGCATCCTCAAATACTGCCCGACGACGAACCAcgtcttcctctccttgTTGGTGTACTTTGATCGTATGTCCAAGTTGGGCGATGATGCGGTGGGCAAGGCGTTTGTGATTGACTCGTATAATATCCATCGGCTGGTTATTGCTGGTGTCACTGTCGCGAGCAAGTTTTTTAGTGATGTGTTTTATACCAATTCGAGATATGCAAAG gTCGGCGGCCTCCCCCTCCCAGAACTCAACCAGCTCGAGCTACAGTTTTTGCTTCTTAATGATTTTAGACTGGTCATTTCGGGCGCGGAGATGCAGCAGTATGCGGAGCAGCTGATGTTGTTTTCCAAGTCTGcctcgtcgtcttcttcttcttcgttgtCGGGGGCGGAGGTGAGGGCGGGGGCGGCGGAGGTGAGAGGGGCGGGGGCGGTGGGGTTGGGTGGTGTTAAtggacatgggcatggaTCTGGGCATGGACATGGTCATGGACATGCGAATGCGAACACGAACGACGTTACATCGCCGTCCGCTGCGTCCTCCTCCGGCTCCGGCTCCGGCTCTGGAGAGTCGAGTCAGACGGTTGTACTTGTGAATGACGCACCGACGCCGCATCAGCCATATGTGGTCGTTacctctccctctgcctcgTCTTCCGCCTCCCATACTGGATCGCATTCGCAGTCGCATTCCTCTGCATCTCATTCATcccattcgcattcgcattcctCCCATACATCtgcatcctcttcctcttcgtcccattcctcttcttctgcatcagGTTCAGGTTCAACATCCACTTCAAACCCACACTCAAACTCGCACCCACACTCGcacccacacacacaaacCCCCGCGCGCCCAATCGACGCTCTTGGAGGTTTACCCCCACCTCCGAATCCGGGTATGAATGCGATGGGTCACCCGCGCGGTGTGCCGCATACGCATCCGCCGCATTCGAGGGGGCATGTGCATGTTGGGTATGGGGGGTATGGAGGGTATTCTAGTTATGGAGGGTATGAGGGGTATGAGGGTCGTCAGGGTGGGTATGGGGGTgggcagggacagggacaacAAGGAGGGCAGGGACAGgggcagggacagggacaggggaCACCGGTGTTTGGTGCGCATGCGCAGgtgcatgggcatgggcagagtcagcagcagcagagaaTGTACGCGGGGCCTGGGACGTATCATCGCTATACGCCCCATCAGGACGAGGATAGTGTGATGTTTTCGCCTGGGCGGtcgcattcacattcacaagAAAACTCATACGagcaagaacaagaaaacgagcatgaaaacgaaaacgaaaatgAAAACGAGCATGAAGTAGAAGCGGAAGTGGAGGACGACGACATTGAAAACGACCTCGAAAACGACCTCGAAAACGAAACAGAAACAAGCACGGATGCAGGGACAGATGTCACAGAGAcggagacagagacagagacggACACGAGCACGAGTACGGATGAGGAGCCGACTGTGCGTGCGCATGGGAGTGTTGCTGGGAGTGTGGCGGGGAGTGTGTATGGGGGGGAtgtttag
- a CDS encoding UDP-xylose and UDP-N-acetylglucosamine transporter, whose protein sequence is MLTSLSGWITTLSLIFGGCCSNAITLEQITSQNPHAGSILTFLQFLIIALHGLPTFLIWTRLGPRFKPRRVPITAYIVQVALFYLISLLNNAAFAYQIPMAVHIIFRSGGLMISLLFGWLISKKRYTATQVLSVFLVTLGVILTTFSAQPSSKGKMTADTYTYSKGIGILTLALVLSGALGLVQDWSFTKYGRPTLTSKSSDIPPQWKESMFYLHLLGLPMFLPLLPKLAGQMHELSVGPRSQFDFPIPIPTTANLTTAFPMNIIPPYSLPRLPIQIFQQSENASLLSITQDANSNANAILVSVSLPHIYLPLVLNTVTQLLCVAGVHRLTTRVSALTVTLVLVVRKAASLIISVIGISKVGAETWDLTIRGLKYIASSLGLTILEDGWSANMFGTDLRSVMSSVGGTLVGVETTKRRPQVDNRMMWAGAFLVMLGTVGYTIGSQKKEPVKEKKKVE, encoded by the exons ATGTTAACATCACTATCTGGCTGGATCACTACCCTTTCTCTCATCTTTGGCGGCTGCTGTAGCAATGCAATCACTCTGGAACAAATCACATCGCAGAACCCACACGCTGGATCTATATTGACCTTTTTGCAATTTTTAATCATTGCGCTTCACGGACTACCAACCTTCCTAATATGGACACGGCTAGGTCCCAGGTTTAAACCGCGAAGAGTTCCGATCACTGCATATATCGTTCAAGTCGCGTTGTTTTACCTCATTTCTCTGCTCAACAATGCAGCATTTGCATACCAAATTCCTATGGCCGTCCATATCATCTTTAGAAGTGGGGGTCTCATGATAAGCTTGTTATTTGGATGGTTAATATCGAAGAAGAG ATACACGGCGACCCAAGTTCTCTCGGTCTTTTTGGTGACTTTGGGGGTTATTCTGACGACCTTCTCTGCCCAGCCTTCATCGAAAGGAAAGATGACTGCAGACACATATACATATTCCAAAGGCATTGGAATCTTGACATTAGCCCTTGTCCTTTCAGGTGCATTAGGATTGGTACAGGATTGGTCGTTCACTAAATACGGACGACCAACCCTTACTTCTAAATCCTCAGACATCCCACCTCAGTGGAAAGAGTCTATGTTTTACCTTCATCTCCTTGGTCTTCCTATGTTTCTACCTCTTCTACCAAAGCTCGCAGGCCAAATGCACGAGCTCAGCGTAGGCCCGCGATCTCAATTTGACTTTCCTATTCCCATTCCGACTACGGCAAACCTAACAACTGCATTCCCCATGAATATCATCCCACCATATTCTCTCCCTCGCCTCCCGATTCAGATCTTTCAACAATCAGAAAACGCTTCACTGTTATCAATCACTCAAGATGCCAACTCCAACGCGAACGCGATCCTCGTATCTGTTTCTCTTCCGCATATCTACTTACCCCTTGTGTTGAACACCGTGACACAGCTTCTCTGCGTCGCGGGCGTGCACAGGCTGACGACGCGTGTCAGCGCATTGACCGTCaccctcgtcctcgtcgtgcGGAAGGCTGCGAGCCTCATCATCAGTGTGATTGGTATATCCAAAGTCGGCGCAGAAACTTGGGATCTTACAATCCGCGGTCTCAAGTACATCGCCTCGTCGCTTGGATTGACCATCCTCGAGGACGGTTGGTCGGCGAATATGTTTGGAACGGATCTCCGTTCTGTTATGAGCTCGGTTGGTGGGACGCTAGTGGGCGTGGAGACTACAAAGCGCCGCCCACAGGTCGATAACAGGATGATGTGGGCGGGCGCGTTCTTGGTTATGCTGGGGACTGTCGGCTATACTATCGGTAGTCAGAAGAAAGAACCggtgaaagaaaagaaaaaggtagAATAG
- a CDS encoding Histone deacetylase RPD3, which produces MIPPEKFVPIDEEGGRKKRVSYFYDSDIGGFHYGEGHCMKPTRIRMCHSLVMSYGLYKKMEIFRAKPASKREMTQFHSAEYIDFLARVSPNSLRSNKQEQYKYNVGNLVQDCPVFDGLFQYCSISAGGSLEGAARLSRGKCDIAINWAGGLHHAKKSEASGFCYVNDIVLAILELLRHHTRVLYIDIDVHHGDGVEEAFYATDRVMTISFHKYGEYFPGTGHIRDIGVKKGRYYSINVPLHSNISDENYKDIFETIVQSAMETYNPGAIVLQCGADSLAGDRLGCFNLSMRGGGGYTMRNVARAWAYETGVAVGVELAGEIPQTEYAPYFSSSFSPTSNTLDVLPSPTAQDMNTPHSIARTKRVVLEYLREVGRGGGPSVQMFDIPPLPELDEEMDDLFASSASSLSPLIFNSNSRSNSRSNSINRSNSNSRSNSIFNSDAGSSEAMDLDPDEAHKDTRRPIHILDARVQALHGDEGVSDSDSDDEGEGGRRGCMSWREGEGEGEDGEEEGLDEELDGELNGKEEGEDGKEEEEEEDKEEKEVEEEEREDGKEEKEVEMEVEMVDVEMEMASTSTSAESGEGASKSNRA; this is translated from the exons ATGATACCGCCTGAAAAATTCGTTCCTATTGATGAAGAAGGCGGACGGAAGAAACGAGTT TCCTACTTTTACGATTCAGACATCGGCGGCTTCCATTATGGCGAAGGACATTG TATGAAGCCCACTCGTATCCGGATGTGCCACTCCCTCGTGATGAGCTACGGGTTATACAAAAAGATGGAGATCTTC AGAGCTAAGCCGGCGTCAAAGCGTGAAATGACCCAATTTCACTCGGCGGAATATATCGATTTCTTAGCGCGCGTCAGCCCGAATAGTCTGCGGTCTAATAAACAGGAGCAGTATAAAT ACAACGTCGGAAACCTCGTCCAAGACTGTCCCGTCTTCGACGGGCTCTTCCAGTACTGCTCCATCTCAGCTGGCGGATCTCTAG AGGGCGCTGCGCGGCTCTCGCGGGGTAAATGCGATATTGCGATCAATTGGGCGGGAGGCCTCCACCACGCTAAGAAAAGCGAGGCGAGTGGGTTTTGCTATGTAAACG ATATTGTACTGGCGATACTCGAGTTGTTACG GCACCACACGCGCGTGCTgtacatcgacatcgacgtgCACCACGGCGACGGCGTCGAAGAGGCGTTCTACGCCACGGACAGAGTTATGACGATCAGCTTCCATAAGTATGGAGAGTATTTTCCGGGAACGGGACATATCCGC GACATAGGCGTCAAGAAAGGACGATACTACTCCATCAACGTGCCTCTGCACAGTAACATATCAGATGAGAACTATAAAGATATATTCGAAACT ATCGTACAAAGCGCAATGGAGACATACAACCCAGGCGCCATCGTCCTCCAATGCGGCGCCGACTCGCTCGCGGGCGATCGGCTGGGGTGCTTTAATCTGTCTATGCGAG GCGGCGGTGGATACACGATGCGGAACGTTGCGCGTGCGTGGGCTTATGAGACGGGTGTTGCGGTTGGCGTTGAGTTGGCGGGTG AAATCCCACAAACAGAATACGCACCCtacttctcctcctccttctcgcCCACCTCAAACACCCTCGACGTCCTCCCATCCCCCACAGCACAAGACATGAACACCCCGCACTCGATCGCGCGGACGAAGCGGGTGGTGTTGGAGTATTTGAGGGAGGTTGGGCGGGGTGGGGGGCCGAGTGTGCAGATGTTCG ACATCCCGCCCCTCCCCGAGCTCGACGAGGAGATGGACGATCTCTTCGCGTCTTCCGCTTCCTCGCTTTCGCCCCTTAtcttcaactccaactcccGGTCCAACTCCCGGTCCAACTCCATCAACAggtccaactccaactcccgCTCCAACTCCATCTTCAACTCGGATGCAGGTTCCTCCGAGGCCATGGACCTCGACCCCGACGAAGCACACAAAGACACGCGCCGCCCTATCCACATCCTCGATGCGCGCGTGCAGGCGCTGCATGGGGATGAGGGTGtttcggactcggactcggatgATGAGGGCgagggggggaggagggggtgtaTGAGTtggagggagggggagggggagggggaggatggagaggaggaggggttaGATGAAGAGTTGGATGGagagttaaatggaaaggaggagggagaggatgggaaggaggaggaggaggaggaggacaaagaggagaaagaggtggaggaggaggagcgagAGGATgggaaagaggagaaagaggtggagatggaggtagagatggtggatgtggagatggagatggcgagcacgagcacgagcgcgGAAAGCGGCGAAGGCGCGTCAAAGTCGAATCGCGCGTGA
- a CDS encoding Cytochrome P450 monooxygenase 75: MESIPRASRSAFVIPPGPLYLLKLLPFFLGPPTVAISILRADAVFANRAIPTWLYIAAALLARPLFSVFQRYYTRYSVAKAAAASGAFVIPHVQEERPAFAGLSLMKQLVQDLKNGYPGDLILKWKEMYGNVYQLRLVSDNRIVTFEPDHFKAILATQFESFGKGPILHSQLKSLLGIGVFNSDGLCIDDQRIRFHRTMTRPFFTRDRISDFDIFEDHADRALKLAKDRLAEGQAVDIQDLTSRFTLDSATQYLFGHDVQSLSAGLPYSPESKVQNSTEFLNHPSNVFADAFLAAQIQVAYRARMGPNWPMGEFWGDKIAPLRRILEDFIEPPLRKALEEKKQRELLGDSKVDDSEGETLLKNLVQETQDFDVLKDEMINLLVAGRDTTSTTLTYAFYMLAEHPDIAERLRNEILDIVGPTNRPSYDNLRDLKYLRAFLNGRSYFHNVYAYHLIMNFLHIEVLRLYPPVPFNSRMSTEAAIWTSRTPGSKPYYVPKNTRILYSIFHMHRRTDLWGPDAEEFDPDRFLDERLHKYITPNPYIFLPFNAGPRICLGQQFALQEASFFLVKMLQQFTNFRLAPDAQPEDSKPPASWAEGSGRRATEKIRPAMHLTLFVKGGLWGRMDEVKA; this comes from the exons ATGGAATCTATCCCTCGAGCATCGCGAAGCGCATTCGTGATTCCCCCAGGACCTCTATACCTCCTCAAGTTATTGCCCTTCTTCCTCGGTCCACCGACAGTGGCAATATCTATTCTTCGCGCCGATGCAGTTTTTGCAAATCGCGCCATACCGACGTGGTTGTATATCGCTGCTGCTTTGCTGGCGCGCCCTCTCTTCTCCGTTTTTCAACGCTATTACACAAGATACAGTGTCGCAAAAGCTGCCGCCGCAAGCGGCGCGTTTGTAATTCCTCATGTTCAGGAGGAACGGCCTGCGTTTGCGGGTTTGTCCCTGATGAAACAGCTTGTACAAGACCTCAAGAATGGCTATCCTG GGGATTTGATCTTGAAGTGGAAAGAGATGTATGGAAACGTCTATCAGTTAAGACTTGTATCCGATAATCGA ATCGTGACTTTTGAACCCGATCACTTCAAA GCCATTCTTGCTACTCAATTTGAGTCTTTCGGCAAAG GCCCCATCTTGCACAGCCAACTGAAGTCTCTTCTTGGTATCGGTGTATTCAATTCCGATGGTCT CTGTATTGATGATCAACGCATAAGATTCCACCGAACCATGACTCGCCCCTTCTTCACTCGCGACCGAATCAGCGACTTCGATATCTTCGAGGATCACGCGGATCGAGCGCTCAAACTTGCCAAGGATCGCCTAGCCGAAGGTCAGGCCGTCGATATCCAG GATTTAACATCGCGCTTCACGCTTGACTCCGCTACTCAATATCTTTTCGGGCATGACGTCCAATCCCTCTCTGCCGGTCTGCCGTACTCTCCTGAATCCAAAGTTCAGAACTCGACCGAATTTCTGAATCATCCCTCTAACGTGTTCGCTGATGCATTCCTTGCCGCTCAAATTCAAGTCGCCTACCGTGCTCGTATGGGCCCCAACTGGCCTATGGGTGAATTCTGGGGTGACAAGATTGCGCCACTGAGGCGAATTCTTGAAGATTTCATTGAGCCGCCCTTGAGGAAGGCATTGGAGGAAAAGAAGCAACGGGAACTTCTAGGCGACTCCAAGGTCGATGATTCCGAGGGAGAAACTCTTCTAAAAAATCTTGTCCAGGAAACGCAAG ATTTCGACGTCCTCAAGGATGAG ATGATTAATCTTCTCGTGGCAGGTCGCGATACT ACGTCGACAACGTTAACATATGCATTTTATATGCTCGCAGAACACCCAGACATCGCAGAGCGTCTCCGAAATGAAATACTTGATATTGTTGGTCCGACGAATAGGCCTTCATACGATAACCTCCGGGATCTAAAGTACTTGAGAGCATTTTTGAACGGTCGGTCATACTTTCATAACGTATATGCTTATCACCTCATTATGAACTTTCTCCATATAGAGGTGTTGAGGCTTTACCCACCAGT CCCATTCAACAGCCG CATGTCCACTGAAGCCGCTATATGGACATCTCGAACTCCTGGATCCAAGCCATACTACGTGCCAAAAAATACAAG AATTCTGTATAGCATTTTCCATATGCACCGCAGAACAGACTTGTGGGGTCCCGATG CGGAAGAATTCGACCCCGACCGTTTCCTAGACGAACGCCTACACAAGTACATCACACCTAACCCTTACATCTTCCTTCCATTCAACGCAGGTCCTCGTATCTGTCTCGGCCAACAG TTCGCCCTCCAGGAAGCATCTTTCTTCCTTGTCAAAATGCTGCAGCAATTTACCAACTTCAGGCTCGCTCCCGATGCTCAGCCTGAGGACAGCAAACCTCCGGCGAGCTGGGCTGAAGGAAGTGGAAGACGGGCGACAGAAAAGATTAGACCTGCTATGCACCTCACATTGTTTGTGAAG GGAGGTCTTTGGGGACGCATGGACGAAGTTAAAGCATAA
- a CDS encoding Nuclear distribution protein PAC1 — protein MAQLSSRQQLDLHKSMLDYLYNAGFTKTFNEFRSEVPELADFVPDPTSPASGLLVKKWTSIIRMQRKVMDLEARLAQAHEELANAGPAASDSAKRVNKEWIPSSTPKNTLVGHRDKINSISFHPLYSVLASASVDATVKIWDWDTGECERTLKSHTKAVSDCQYDSTGKVLATCSDDLFIKLWNVPDDYKNYATLRGHEHSISSVNFMPGDAQLISASRDNTVRVWDVQTSHCIKVLKPHTEWIRSALPSADGRLMLTCSDDHTARITDMESGAMKIEMRGHDNRIECAVFIPQASIPAVRELVALPATVQSAKVDSLGISFVITGSRDKTIKLWDALRGQCLWTFVGHDGWVQALTFHPCGKFLLSAADDHTMRVWDLKTGRCLKKIEAHNPFVQCVAWGPTPVTEGSDDSDRIVNVVATGGTDKLIKIWRP, from the exons ATGGCGCAGCTATCGAGCCGGCAACAACTGGATCT GCACAAATCGATGCTTGATTACCTTTACAACGCCGGATTCACAAAGACGTTCAACGAGTTCCGTTCGGAAGTGCCTGAGctg GCAGATTTTGTGCCGGATCCTACATCGCCAGCCAGCGGCCTACTAGTGAAGAAATGGACGAGCATAATCCGGATGCAGCGCAAG GTGATGGATCTCGAGGCCCGCCTGGCACAAGCGCACGAGGAGCTCGCGAACGCAGGCCCAGCCGCGTCCGACAGCGCGAAACGCGTGAACAAGGAGTGGATTCCGTCCTCGACGCCCAAGAACACCCTCGTCGGCCATCGCGACAAGATTAACTCGATCAGCTTTCACCCGCTGTACTCTGTGCTCGCCTCCGCGTCGGTGGATGCTACTGTGAAGATTTGGGACTGGGACACGGGCGAGTGCGAGCGCACGCTCAAGAGCCATACGAAGGCTGTCTCGGACTGCCAGTACGATTCAACGGGCAAGGTGTTGG ctACTTGTTCGGATGATTTGTTCATCAAGCTGTGGAATGTCCCAGACGATTATAAGAATTATGCGACGTTGCGCGGACACGAACATTCCATCTCAAGCGTCAACTTCATGCCAGGGGACGCTCAACTGATATCAGCCAGTCGCGATAACACCGTTCGCGTATGGGACGTCCAAACGAG TCATTGTATAAAAGTGTTGAAGCCACATACAGAATGGATCCGGTCGGCGTTGCCTAGTGCAGATGGACGGTTGATGTTGACATGCTCAGACGATCAT ACCGCTCGTATAACCGACATGGAAAGCGGAGCGATGAAAATAGAAATGCGAGGGCACGACAATCGTATCGAATGCGCAGTGTTCATTCCTCAAGCCTCGATCCCCGCAGTTCGAGAACTGGTTGCTCTG CCGGCAACTGTCCAATCAGCAAAGGTCGATTCTCTGGGTATCTCGTTCGTGATAACTGGGTCGAGAGATAAGACCATCAAACTTTGGGATGCACTGCGAGGGCAATGTTTGTGGACCTTT GTGGGCCATGACGGTTGGGTACAAGCACTTACTTTCCACCCATGCGGGAAATTCCTTCTTTCCGCCGCCGATGATCATACTATGCGTGTATGGGATCTGAAAACAGGAAGATGTCTAAAGAAGA TCGAAGCACATAATCCATTCGTGCAATGTGTAGCATGGGGTCCAACACCTGTAACAGAAGGAAGTGACGATTCAGACCGGATTGTGAATGTAGTGGCTACAGGCGGAACAGATAAG CTGATCAAAATCTGGAGACCGTAA
- a CDS encoding Glucoamylase, whose amino-acid sequence MKSITIFVAAAFSFATSVYGHGYMTIPHSRSRLGAESGIDTCPECAILEPVEAWPDLTAAPVGRSGPCGYNARVNVDYNTPANTWGYSPVVTYTAGSTVDVEWCVDHNGDHGGMFAYRICQDQAIVDKLKTPGYIPTAAEKQAAEDCFEAGTLKCTDVSGQSCEFSGDCSPGQPCWRNDWFTCAPFGNGRCQGVDNSRLGSCYTSIAGGYTVTKKIKIPNYSSKHTLLSLRWNSFQTGQIYTSCADIAITGGSNGGSPSSTTSSSGPVITSPTCSTVSVTFNHKVSTVYGESIKLVGSIPQLGSWNPSSAVPLSSSGYTSSNPLWSITATLPAGTSFQYKFIKVSSSGAVSWESDPNRSYTVPSSCDSPAIASSWR is encoded by the exons ATGAAGTCTATCACTATCTTCGTTGCTGCCGCATTCTCTTTCGCCACATCGGTTTATGGGCATGGTTATATGACTATTCCACACAGTCGCAGTCGTCTTGGAGCTGAG TCTGGAATAGATACATGCCCTGAATGCGCCATCTTGGAGCCCGTAGAGGCCTGGCCTGACCTCACTGCTGCTCCTGTTGGCCGAAGTGGTCCTTGCGGATACAACGCTAGAGTCAACGTCGACTACAACACCCCTGCGAACACTTGGGGCTATTCTCCTGTTGTCACTTACACTGCCGGCTCTACCGTCGACGTTGAGTGGTGTGTCGACCACAACGGTGATCATGGAGGGATGTTTGCCTACCGCATCTGTCAAGATCAGGCCATCGTCGACAAGCTGAAGACTCCTGGCTACATCCCCACTGCTGCTGAGAAGCAAGCGGCGGAAGATTGCTTCGAGGCCGGTACACTCAAATGCACCGACGTATCTGGCCAGTCCTGCGAGTTCAGCGGCGATTGCTCCCCTGGCCAGCCTTGCTGGCGCAACGATTGGTTCACTTGTGCCCCCTTCGGCAACGGCAGATGCCAGGGAGTTGACAATTCTCGTCTTGGATCGTGTTACACCAGCATTGCTGGAGGCTACACCGTcaccaaaaaaatcaaaatcccCAACTACAGCTCCAAGCACACTCTTCTCTCCCTCCGCTGGAATTCTTTCCAAACCGGACAGATCTATACGTCCTGCGCCGATATTGCCATCACCGGAGGCTCAAACGGTGGCTCCCCATCCTCTACTACATCATCGAGCGGCCCTGTCATTACATCTCCTACCTGCTCCACCGTATCCGTTACCTTCAACCACAAAGTTTCTACAGTTTACGGCGAATCCATCAAGCTCGTCGGATCCATTCCTCAACTCGGCTCATGGAACCCCTCCTCCGCTGTTCCCCTCTCTTCCTCGGGATACACTAGCAGCAACCCCTTGTGGTCAATTACAGCTACCCTTCCCGCCGGTACATCATTCCAGTACAAGTTTATCAAGGTGTCCAGCAGCGGCGCCGTCTCTTGGGAAAGCGACCCCAACAGGTCGTACACTGTCCCATCCAGCTGTGATTCCCCAGCCATCGCGTCAAGCTGGCGCTAA